In Deltaproteobacteria bacterium, a genomic segment contains:
- a CDS encoding IS110 family transposase, with the protein METDTKDPRVIRTLGQLGKVIKHRMLNEDYLMLRKLNKLYDDTDVEITRARCKINRLLVELFCDYTFKKDFLYDTSGRALIKHFACNPYRIVDAGYEEFSLTMKKAVPRIRQETLRRLWCDASSSVLNELPNGYIEVLEIQLHQLIRDYDEQIGRKKRLKVKMQEILDRLREKDPNIPPPTPNVISETNLARLLGETGPLGDFLHWRQLMRYGGLNICERKSGKYQGQSKITKKGRPLLRKLLNIIILPLVRRNHLYGEYYHAKKDVDKMVGTKAMTVVSRNFLKKFYGWYKSGEAFDMERFFTCETEYRMAA; encoded by the coding sequence ATGGAGACTGATACGAAAGATCCCCGTGTGATCAGGACGCTGGGGCAGCTTGGCAAGGTAATAAAACACCGAATGCTCAATGAGGATTACCTGATGTTGAGGAAGCTGAATAAACTTTACGATGATACCGATGTGGAGATAACACGGGCCAGATGCAAGATCAACCGCCTGCTGGTAGAACTCTTTTGTGACTATACCTTCAAGAAGGATTTTTTATACGACACTTCAGGCAGAGCCCTCATAAAACACTTTGCTTGCAATCCTTACCGGATAGTAGACGCAGGCTATGAAGAGTTCAGCCTTACTATGAAAAAGGCAGTTCCAAGGATAAGGCAGGAGACCTTAAGACGGCTCTGGTGTGATGCTTCAAGCTCAGTCCTTAATGAACTTCCCAATGGCTACATAGAGGTACTGGAGATACAGCTTCATCAGTTGATAAGAGATTATGATGAGCAGATAGGGCGCAAAAAGCGGCTTAAAGTGAAGATGCAGGAGATACTGGATCGTTTAAGGGAGAAAGACCCTAACATTCCGCCACCTACACCTAATGTAATATCTGAGACTAACCTGGCGAGGCTTTTGGGAGAGACGGGGCCACTGGGTGACTTTTTACACTGGCGGCAGTTGATGCGCTACGGTGGCCTCAATATCTGTGAAAGGAAGAGTGGAAAATATCAGGGACAAAGCAAGATTACGAAGAAGGGGCGCCCCCTTCTAAGGAAGCTATTGAATATCATCATTTTGCCCCTCGTCAGAAGGAATCATCTCTACGGAGAGTATTATCATGCTAAAAAAGACGTAGACAAGATGGTGGGGACAAAGGCCATGACTGTAGTATCGAGGAACTTTCTGAAGAAGTTTTACGGTTGGTATAAATCAGGGGAAGCATTTGATATGGAGCGGTTTTTTACCTGTGAAACCGAGTATCGGATGGCGGCATAA
- a CDS encoding DUF4279 domain-containing protein, whose product METNEGRVYFALDGDGFDPDQLTKFLGIEPTSIIRKGSKVPGEIPKMSTWELSTNNVVNECIDVFEMASEIVNKLKPVKHLIIQAKERFNVSPRLEVVLWFSANDEHSTPTIGFELDTVEFLGEVGAFIDIDTYKH is encoded by the coding sequence TTGGAAACGAACGAAGGAAGGGTATATTTCGCACTAGATGGTGACGGTTTTGATCCTGACCAATTGACGAAATTTTTAGGAATAGAGCCAACTTCGATAATACGTAAAGGATCAAAGGTTCCTGGGGAAATTCCTAAAATGAGTACATGGGAGCTTTCCACGAACAACGTCGTCAATGAATGTATCGATGTATTTGAAATGGCTTCGGAGATAGTTAATAAACTAAAGCCAGTGAAGCATCTCATTATACAAGCCAAGGAGCGCTTCAATGTTTCTCCAAGGCTTGAAGTTGTTTTATGGTTCTCGGCAAATGATGAGCACTCTACTCCAACCATAGGCTTTGAGCTTGATACAGTAGAGTTTTTGGGAGAAGTTGGTGCATTTATTGATATCGATACATATAAACATTAG